GCCGTCGCGGCGAGCCGTGCCGCTCGTTCGCCGTCGCTCGGCATGACGGCGCGTTCTGCCAGTCGATCGGCCAGTTCGGCGACCGCCGCCGGAAACGCGTGCGGGCCGGCGATCCCGGGTGCGTCGACCGATTCGAGCCGCGAGGCCGCCAGCTCGCGCACGCGCCGATTGCGCCCGGCGCGCCGCACCGCCTCATCGAACCGGGCGATGGCGCCCGGACGGTCGCCGGCGCGCAGACGGGCGACTCCCGCCCAATAGTGCCGGACGGCGTCCGGCAAGGTCGGACCGAGCACGCCGTCTGGGGCGACGATGGCGTCGACCGCCGCCGTGCGCCCGACGAACGCGAGGAACACCAGCCGCGCGCGGTACAGCAGCGGCGCAAACAGCGGTTCGCGCGACAGCGGCGACTGCTCGAGTCGGTCCACGAGTTCCGCCGCCGTCTCGATCCGACCGGCCTCACAGTAGGCGCCGACCATCTCCGCGACCGTAGCCGGCGACAGCGGCCCGCCGTCGACGCCGCCGATCGCCTCGAACGCGGCGATCGCATCCTGCCAGCGGCGCGCGTACAGATAGGTGACGACGATGCGCTCGTCGATCCGACGGCGCACGAGCGGGTCGTCGATCTCCGCGCGCCGCCGGCGCAGCGCCTCGACCGCCTCGTCCACGCGGCCAGAGCGCACGTCGAGCATCGACTGGAACAGCTCCGCCTCCTGGGCTCCACCCATGCCCGGCTGAAGCAGCTCGCGCAGCGCCGCGAGGTGGCGCGCGAGCCGCAATCGGTCCGTTCGGTACGCCCAGTGGGTCGCGCCGCGCACCATCGGCGGCACCATGATCAGGAACACCGACGCCGCGATCGCGACGAACCCGACGAGGTTGGCCACGGCGCGGTCCGCGTCGGAGTTGCGCGCGGCGAGCGCGACGACGGCCAACACCAGGTTCGCCACGAGCAGCCAGCCGTACAGGCGCTGTCCGCCGCTGCCGCGGCGAAGCAGCATCGGGCCGAGATACGCGGTCGCGACGATCGCGGAGATGAGCAGCAGGTCGAAGAACATCGGCGGCCAGTCGGCGGCGCGTAGGTCGTAGCCGACCCGCGGAGACGGCGCAAGCGAGCACCGATCAGCGCGCTACGAGGCGGTAGTGTATAGGCGCGCCAGCGAGGTTGCGAGATGCGAGGCGAGGTCCGGCGCACGCCCGCAGCGCACGAGGGCGCGTATGAACCTACGGAACCGAAGGGCGCGAGGACGTACGCCGAAGATCGCCCGCAGATCGCGACCGCGGCCAGCGGCTATGCGCTGCAGCCTGCTAGCGAGTCGAACTCGGGTACGCGGTCGCCTCCCCCTCCTCGAATGCGCCGATCGCCCGAAATTTCTGGTAGCGTCGTTCGATCCGCGTGGCCGGGTCGAGTCGCTCGAGTTCGGACAGGTGGCGCTTGAGCGCGACGCGCAAGTTGGACGCGGTGAGCGCCGGGTCGCGGTGCGCGCCGCCCGGCGCCTCGGAGACGATCTCGTCGCACACCCCCAGCGCCACCAGGTCGGGGGCGGTGAGCTTGAGCTGCGCCGCGGCCTCGCTCGCCTTGGCCTGGTCGCGCCACAGGATCGACGCGCAGCCCTCGGGCGAGATGACCGAGTACACCGCGTACTCGAGCATCAGGATGCGGTCGGCGACGCCGATGGCGAGTGCGCCGCCCGAGCCGCCCTCGCCGATGACGGTCGCCACGATCGGCACCTGCAAGCTCGCCATGACCTGCAGGTTCTTCGCGATCGCCTCCGACTGGCCGCGCTCCTCGGCGCCGATGCCCGGGTAGGCGCCCGGCGTATCGATGAAGGTCAGGATCGGCCGGCGGAACCGCGACGCCAGCCGCATCAACCGCGCGGTCTTGCGGTAGCCCTCGGGTCGCGGCATGCCGAAGTTGCGCTGCATGTTCTCCCGGGTGGTGCGGCCCTTCTGGTGGCCGATCACGAGCACTTCCCAGCGATCGAACCGGGCGAGGCCGCCGACGATCGCCGGATCGTCGCGGAAGGACCGATCGCCGTGCAGCTCGAGGAAGTCGTCCATCATCAGGGCGACGTAGTCGAGCGTGTACGGGCGCGCCGGATGGCGCGAAAGCTGGACCTTCTGAATCGGCGACAGGTCGCTGAAGACTTCCTTCTGCAGCTTGCGCGCCTTCTGCTCGAGCTTGCGGATCTCGGCGGTGAAATCGACGGACGTGCCGGACAGATGGCGCAGCTCGTCGATCTTTCGCTCGAGGTCGACCACGGGGCGCTCGAAGTCGAGGACGAGACGGTCGTTTCCTTCAGGTGGCATGGTCGTTCGACGTGCGAAGGTACTCGGTCAGGGCGGCGATGGGTACCTCGGACGCATCAGCGTACCACCGCACCCCCTCGTGTGGCTGGTACCACGACAGCTGGCGCCGCGCATAACGCCTCGTATTTCTTTGGATCAGCCGGATCGCGGCGGCCAGGTCCAGGTCGCCGTCGAGGTACCGGTGCAGCTCGCCATAGCCGATCGCCTGCTGGCTGCGCAGCGGCGGGCGGTAGCCGCGCTCCCGCAGCGCGCGGACCTCGTCGACCCATCCGGCCGCGATCATGCGGTCGACGCGGGCGTCGATGCGCGCGTACAGCGCGTCGCGCGGCGGCCGCAGGCCGACCAGCCGCGCCGGGTACCGCGGCGGAACCCGGCGGAAGTCGTGCCGGCGCTGGTGCGCGCTCATCGGCTCGCCGGTGTGCTCGAACACCTCGAGCGCGCGGGTGATCCGCTTGCGGTCGCGGGGCTCGACGCGCGCCGCGAGCTCGGGATCGACGGCGCGCAGCCGCGCGTACAGCGCCTCGACCGGCTCGCGCGACAGCCGCGCCCGCAGATCCGGGTCCGCCGGCGGCCCGGGAAACAGCCCGTACAACAGCGCGCGAACGTACAGCCCCGTGCCGCCCGCGACGATCGCCGGCCGGCCGCGCGCGGCGATGTCGGCGATCGCGGCGTCGGCCAGCGCGGCGAACCGAGCCGCGGTCATGTCCTCGTCCGGGTCGACCACGTCGATGACGTGGTGGGGGACACGAGCGCGCTCGGCGGCCGTCGCCTTGCCGGTGCCGATGTCCATGCCGCGGTAGACCTGCTGCGAGCCGGCCGACACGATTTCGCCCCCGGCGCGCTCGGCCAGGGCCATCGCCAGAGCGGTCTTGCCCGCCGACGTGGGGCCGACGAGGACGACGAGGCGCGGCGCGGACACGGCTCGGCTGTGTACCATGATGGCCATGCGCCGGCCTCGCCAAACCGCGGGGGCGCGCCGCCGGAACGGTCCGGGCGGAACGCGGCCGGCGCATCGGAACGGCCCGGGCCGCCCCCCCGCCGGCGCGACAGATCGAATCGGGCGCCCGCGCGTCCACAGGAGCCTCGCCATGCCCGCGCGCCGCCTCGCCCCCGCCGTCCCGCGCGCCTCGCGCGCGGTCGCCGCCGCGCTGTGCGTCGCCGCGGTCGCCGCCGGCCGGCCGCGCGCGGCGCGCGCCTGCAGCTGCGTGCCGCCGCGGATGCAGCGGCTGACCCTGCCGGCCGACGGCGCCACCGACGTGCCGACCAACGCCGCGATCCGCGTGTTCCTCACCGGCGGCTTTCCGCCGGAGCTGCGCGCCGCGCTCGCGGACGAGTACCGCCTGCGCGGGCCGGACGGTGCGCTGGTGCCGCTGTCCGCGCGGGTGGTCGCGACCCGGCTGGACCTCACGCCGGCGGCGCCGCTTCGCCCCCGCGCGCGCTACACGCTCGAGCGACTGTACGCATACGACGCCGCGGGCGTGCGCGTGAGCGACACCGCGCGCTGGTGGCTGGCGCTGCGACCGCAGGCGCACGGCGACCTCGGCGTCGCTGCCGGCCCGGTCCGCGTGGCGTGGTTTCCCGCCGTGCGGTTCACGACCGGAGCCGGCCCGGCCGCGCAGCTCGCTGCCGCCCGATCCGGCGGTCGCGCCACCGTGCGCATCGCGCGGGTCCGGCGGTCGTTCGCGTATGGCGGCGGCGATTGCGGGCCGGCGATGACGGTCGCGGTCGACTACGCGCCGCCCGCCGGACTCACGCCGCTGGACGTCGTCGAAGTGGAGGTGCGCGGCGAGGGCGTGGTGTGGACCCGGCCGGCGGTCGATGGCGGCCAGCCCGCCGCGCGCGCGATCGTGTCGGACGGGCTGTGCAACCCCGACCCGGTCGTGCTGCCCGACACCCGGGCCACCGTGGTTCGCGTCGCCGTCGTCGGCCCGGACGGCGCGCGCCGGGCCACGTCCCGCTGGGCGCGCGCCGCGCACCGCCCCGCCCGCCCGCTGCCCGCCGGGCGGCGCGACCGGCTCCGCCGCCGCGCGGGTGCCGCGATCCGGGCGGCGCTCGGGGCGTGGCGGGCGGCGACGGTGGTCGATCCCGGGCCGGCCCGCCCGGTGGGGCCCGCCGGCTGCCCGCACGGGTTCGCGTCCGAACGCAGCCGCCGGGTCGCGCCCGACGGCGGCCCGCGGACCTACGCGGATCCAGCCATCGTCGGCTGGGCCGGCGGCCGCGCGTGGTTGGCGCTGCGCGATCCCAGGGCGGGCCGCATCGCGCTGGTCGGCGTGCCACCGGCCGGCGCGCCGTCGCCCCGCGCGCACGTCGGCGCGCCGGGCGCCTTCGTGGCCGCGGCGCTCGTCGACGCGAGCGGCGCGCTCATCGTGTCGCAGCACGACGACGGCCGTTCGCAGGGGCCCATGTCGACGCTGCACGCCGTCGGCGTCGACGGCGCCGTGCGGTGGACCCGTCCGTTGGGCCGCGCCGGCGACCGCTTCCGCCTCGCGTCCGGCGGCGGGCGCGCGCTCGTCGCGTGGACGCGGCGAGTCGGCGTGCTCGAGCGGCGGCTCGCGTGGACGCTCGTCGACGCCGCGACCGGGCGCGAGGTCGCCGGCGGCGTGTCCTCCGTCGCCGTCGACGCGGACGCGACGCCGGGCGCGGCGTTCGCCGGCGACCAGTTCGCGATCGCGGCCGTCGGCGGCGGCCCCGGCGCGGCGCCGGTCCACTGGCTCACCGTGCCGGCGGACGGCACACCGGCCACCGCCCGCACGCTGCCGCTCACCGGCTACGGGGCGGTCGATCTCGCCGCCGCCGGCGACCGCATCGCCATCGCGCTGGCCGCGCGGGGCACCGCGTACTGGGCGCTCGCCGACCCGCGCGGGCGGCTCGTCGCCGGTCCGGTCGACGTCAGCGCCGGCGTCGGCACGCGCGACAACCGCAAGCCCCGCGTCGCGTGGAACGGCCGCGTGTTCGGCGTCGTGTGGGAGGCGTTCCGCACCCGCAAGACCTACGCCGTCGCCGTCGGCCTCGACGGCGCGGTGTCCGACCCGCTGGCGCTCGCGGCGGGCGGGCCGTCGTCGACGCCGGGCGTGGCGGCGGCGGCCGGCGGGTTCGTCGCGACCTTCAGCGTCGACACCCCGGGCGGCGCCGTGGCCCCGCACGTCGAGTGGCTCCGGTGTCGGGCGACGCCGCCGGCCGGTGCGCCGCGTCGCATCGCGCCGCTGCGGTGACGCGCCGCAGCCGGGCGGGGGCGGTGGTGCGCGCGCGACCGGCCGCCGGCGCGCCGCCGCAGCCCCTACGTCCTGCCGAAGCGCCGCGCGATCTCGGCGACGGAGATGCGCAGCAGCACCGGCCGTCCGTGCGGGCAATGCGCGCGGTAGTCCACCCCGTCCATCGATGCCAGCAACGCCTCCGCCTCGCGCGGCGACAGCGTGTCGCCGGCCCGCACCACCGAGTGACACGCGATCGTCGCCAGCAGGCGGTCCACCCGATCGGTCACGGCCCGCGAACCGCCGCGCTCGGCCAGATCGCCGAGCAGATCGCGCAGCACCTGCTCGGGCGCTTCGCCGCGCAGGCCGGCCGGCGTCGCCTTGATCGCGTAGGTCGCCCCGCCGAACGGCTCGAGTTCGAACCCGAGCGCGGCGAGGTCGCCGGCCGACTCGTCGACGACAGCCGCCTCCGCGGCCGACAGCTCGACGCGAGCCGGGAACAGCAACCGTTGTACCGGCATCGACCGTTCGCGGTAGCGGTCGCGCAGCCGCTGAAATGCGACGCGCTCGTGCGCCGCATGCTGATCGACGAGCACGAGTTCGCCCGCCGCCTCGCACACGAGATACGTCTTGTCGAGCTGACCGAGGTAGCGCAGCGCGCCGAAGAAGGGGGCGGCGCCGGCCTCCGCGGCCCCGCGGCCGCCCGCCGGGGTTCCGCCGTCGGCGACGGTTGCGCGCCGCGCCTCGCTGCGCGCCCGCGCGGCCGCCGCCTCGCCGCGCCCGCCGACCGCCGCCGCCGCAGCTCCTGCCGCGCCACCGGGCGCGGCACCCGAGCGCGCCGCGCCCGCCGGCACCTCCGCGGCCCGCGGCGCCACCGCCGGCGGCACGCGCCACCCGCCGCCGGGCCGGCGCGCCGATAGCGGCAGCAGCGTGCGCTCTTGCGCGCGCGCGTGACTGCGGGCGAGCCCGGTGGCCGGCGGCGCGCTCGCGGCGATCACCTCCATGCGCACCGGCGACGAGCCGACCGCGATCTGCTCGCGCAGCCACGGCGCGTCCGCGACCGCGCGCGCAATCGTATGGCGCACCGCCGCGTAGACCGCCTGCGGATCGGAAAAGCGCACCTCGAGCTTTTGCGGATGCACGTTGACGTCGAGCGTCGGCGACGGGACCCGCACGAACACCACCGCCACCGGATAGCGCCCCTTGGCGACCAGCTCCCCGTAGCCCATGACCACGGCGTGCAGCAGGCCGCGGTCGCGGACCGCGCGGCGGCCCACGTACAGCTGCAGCCCGCGCGAGGTCGATTGCGCGAGTTCCGGCGCGGCCAGGTACGCCTCGACCTCCACGCCGTTTTCGCTGCCCGCGGCGGCGTGCAGCCGTCCGGCGAGGCGCGCGCCGAGCAGACAGCGGGCGCGCTCGAGGCCGCTGGTGTGCGGCGGCGCGTCGATCGTTCGCCGGCCACCGGATAGTAGCTGTACATGCACCTCCGGGTGCGCCATCGCGAGACGGCCGACCGCGTCGGACACGTGCGACGTCTCGGTCGCGTCCCCCTTGAGGAACTTGAGCCGCGCCGGCACGTTGCGCAACAGCTCGCGCACCTCGACCTGCGTGCCGACCGGGGCGCCCACCTCGTCGACGCCGACCAACCTGCCCGCCTCGACCCGCAGCCGGACCGCCGCGTCCGATTCGCGCGTGCGCGTGATGAGCTGCAGGTGGGACACGGCGGCGATCGACGGAAGCGCCTCGCCGCGAAAGCCCATCGTCGCGAGGGAGACGAGGTCGTCGAGTCGGCGGATCTTGGACGTGGCGTGCCGCTGCAGCGCCAGCTTGGCCTCGTCCGGCGTCATCCCGCAGCCGTCGTCCACCACGCGGATCAAGTCCTTGCCGCCGCGTTCCACTTCGACGCGAATGTGCCGCGCGCCCGCGTCGAGCGCGTTCTCGACCAGCTCCTTGACCACCGACGCCGGCCGTTCCACGACCTCGCCCGCGGCGATCTGATCGACGACCAGGTCGTCGAGTACAGCGATGCGCCCGGCGGAAACCATGCCTCGTGGGTACCACGCGGGCATGACACCCGTTCAACATTGCGCGGCGAAGGTCCGTCCATTACAGTCGGGGCCGTTTTCGCCAGCCGCATGGGACAGCACGGACAGACGATCGCCGTCACGGGGGCCTGCAGCTATCTCGGCCAGCGCCTGCTCGAACGTCTCGACAGCGACCGCCGGTGGGCCCGCGTGCTCGCGCTGGACGTGCGGCCGCCGCCGATCCCCCTCGACAAGTGCGAGTACCGCCGCATCGATCTGACGATCCCGACGGTCGACGGCGAACTCGCCGAGCTGTTCCGCGCCGAGGGAGTCGACGCCGTCGTCCACGGCGCGTTCCTGTCGCACCCGACGCACGCGACCGCGTGGGCGCACGAACTCGAGGACATCGGCACCATGCACCTGCTCAACGCCTGCGCGGAGGTGCCCCCGAGCTATCTGCTGCTGCTATCGACCACGATGGTCTACGGGCCGCACGCCGACAACCCGAACTTCCTGACCGAGGACCATCCGTTGCGAGGCGTGCCCCGGTCTCGCTGGATCAACGACAAGGTGTCGGCCGAGCGCCAGGTCGCCCGGTTCGCCGACGAGCAGCCGGAGGTGACCGTCGGCGTCCTGCGGTTCGCGCCGATCCTCGGCCCGACCGTGTCCAACTTCTACACGCGGTTCTTTTCGCGCCCGGTGGCCCCCGTGCTGATGGGCTACGACCCGCTGATGCAGTTCGTCCACGAAACCGACGCGGCCGATGCCCTCGACCTCGCGGTCGCCGCGCGCGCGCGCGGGCCGTTCAACATCGTCGGCGACGGCGTGCTGCCCTATCGGACGATCCTGGCGCTGATGGGCAAGGTGCCCGTGCCGCTGCCGCGGCCGGTCGCGTACTCGGTGTCCCGCGCGCTGTGGGCCACCCAGGTGCTCGACACGCCGCCGAACTTCCTCGACTACCTGCGCTTTCTGTGCGTCGCGGACGGCACGCGCGCCGCGGTGGAGCTGGGCTTCTCCCCGCGCTACGACATCAAGGCCACCATCCAGGACTTCCTCGGCGTCGCCGATGCCGACGGCGCCACCGACATCGCCCGCGCGCAGGGATAATCGCCATGCCCAAGGACATCCTCGGCGACAATCCGTTTTCCGACGACGCCCCGGCGGGGACGCCCGCGGACGCACCGAGCGGCCACGCCGGGGCGCCGACCGCCGGCGCCCCGGGCGGCGAGGCAGCCGCGCATGGCGACGGCGAGTCCCCCCGCGGCGGCCGCCGGCCGCGCGCGACCACCGTCCCCGATCAGGCGCCGGCCGTGCCGCCTGCGCCCGACGACGGCGACAGTTGGGACGACGCCTGGTACGGCTCGGAAGCGGCCGTACCGCCCGGCGACTACGGGCCGCCGATTCCATCGGTGTTGCCGGACGCGCGCACTCTCACCGGCGAGCTGCGCGAGCTCGAACGCCGCGTCCGCGAGCGCCTCACTCCCGCCTACCCGATCGAGCACACCCGGCGCCTGCCGCTGCAGTGGCTGTGGAAACGCTACCGCGAGTTCGCCATGCGCGACCGGTCGGACGTGGTCGACGAGTTCGGCCGCGACCCGGTCTACGCCGAGCGCGTCGCGCCGCTGATCGACTTTTTGTACCGCCAGTGGTTCCGCGTGGACGTCTCCGGCGTCGATCACATCCCGGCCGAGGGCCGCGCGCTCGTCGTCGCCAAC
This region of Deltaproteobacteria bacterium genomic DNA includes:
- the mutL gene encoding DNA mismatch repair endonuclease MutL — protein: MPAWYPRGMVSAGRIAVLDDLVVDQIAAGEVVERPASVVKELVENALDAGARHIRVEVERGGKDLIRVVDDGCGMTPDEAKLALQRHATSKIRRLDDLVSLATMGFRGEALPSIAAVSHLQLITRTRESDAAVRLRVEAGRLVGVDEVGAPVGTQVEVRELLRNVPARLKFLKGDATETSHVSDAVGRLAMAHPEVHVQLLSGGRRTIDAPPHTSGLERARCLLGARLAGRLHAAAGSENGVEVEAYLAAPELAQSTSRGLQLYVGRRAVRDRGLLHAVVMGYGELVAKGRYPVAVVFVRVPSPTLDVNVHPQKLEVRFSDPQAVYAAVRHTIARAVADAPWLREQIAVGSSPVRMEVIAASAPPATGLARSHARAQERTLLPLSARRPGGGWRVPPAVAPRAAEVPAGAARSGAAPGGAAGAAAAAVGGRGEAAAARARSEARRATVADGGTPAGGRGAAEAGAAPFFGALRYLGQLDKTYLVCEAAGELVLVDQHAAHERVAFQRLRDRYRERSMPVQRLLFPARVELSAAEAAVVDESAGDLAALGFELEPFGGATYAIKATPAGLRGEAPEQVLRDLLGDLAERGGSRAVTDRVDRLLATIACHSVVRAGDTLSPREAEALLASMDGVDYRAHCPHGRPVLLRISVAEIARRFGRT
- a CDS encoding acetyl-CoA carboxylase carboxyltransferase subunit alpha — protein: MPPEGNDRLVLDFERPVVDLERKIDELRHLSGTSVDFTAEIRKLEQKARKLQKEVFSDLSPIQKVQLSRHPARPYTLDYVALMMDDFLELHGDRSFRDDPAIVGGLARFDRWEVLVIGHQKGRTTRENMQRNFGMPRPEGYRKTARLMRLASRFRRPILTFIDTPGAYPGIGAEERGQSEAIAKNLQVMASLQVPIVATVIGEGGSGGALAIGVADRILMLEYAVYSVISPEGCASILWRDQAKASEAAAQLKLTAPDLVALGVCDEIVSEAPGGAHRDPALTASNLRVALKRHLSELERLDPATRIERRYQKFRAIGAFEEGEATAYPSSTR
- a CDS encoding NAD-dependent epimerase/dehydratase family protein, with translation MGQHGQTIAVTGACSYLGQRLLERLDSDRRWARVLALDVRPPPIPLDKCEYRRIDLTIPTVDGELAELFRAEGVDAVVHGAFLSHPTHATAWAHELEDIGTMHLLNACAEVPPSYLLLLSTTMVYGPHADNPNFLTEDHPLRGVPRSRWINDKVSAERQVARFADEQPEVTVGVLRFAPILGPTVSNFYTRFFSRPVAPVLMGYDPLMQFVHETDAADALDLAVAARARGPFNIVGDGVLPYRTILALMGKVPVPLPRPVAYSVSRALWATQVLDTPPNFLDYLRFLCVADGTRAAVELGFSPRYDIKATIQDFLGVADADGATDIARAQG
- the miaA gene encoding tRNA (adenosine(37)-N6)-dimethylallyltransferase MiaA → MAPSAGRVSRCIRGGTQLQARAARGRPAATAATHSAAATAREARGTAGARRRAGMARLLWTRGRPIRSVAPAGGRPGPFRCAGRVPPGPFRRRAPAVWRGRRMAIMVHSRAVSAPRLVVLVGPTSAGKTALAMALAERAGGEIVSAGSQQVYRGMDIGTGKATAAERARVPHHVIDVVDPDEDMTAARFAALADAAIADIAARGRPAIVAGGTGLYVRALLYGLFPGPPADPDLRARLSREPVEALYARLRAVDPELAARVEPRDRKRITRALEVFEHTGEPMSAHQRRHDFRRVPPRYPARLVGLRPPRDALYARIDARVDRMIAAGWVDEVRALRERGYRPPLRSQQAIGYGELHRYLDGDLDLAAAIRLIQRNTRRYARRQLSWYQPHEGVRWYADASEVPIAALTEYLRTSNDHAT